Proteins encoded in a region of the Atopobium sp. oral taxon 416 genome:
- a CDS encoding energy-coupling factor transporter transmembrane protein EcfT — translation MALRISIGQYYPATSHLHRMDPRAKIGVALVWMITVFFIHTPLQLIYGLACAFMIVRISHIPPHKVMQSIKPLVVILCALSIFNLFFVQGGTPLIQWGILRITNLGVWDAICYPLRFSIAILMGALLLLTTTPTQLTDAFDALLSPLSSIGLPGHELAMVFSLMLRFIPTIADEASAIVDAQTARGGGWDSNSPTKRLQAIGPVTIALLASCVRHAHNVGRALDARSYEGGAGRSHWHPLKMHAGDWGALAASTAYVAVLLLLGF, via the coding sequence ATGGCGCTGCGTATTTCGATCGGCCAGTACTATCCGGCTACCTCTCACCTCCACAGGATGGATCCCCGCGCAAAGATCGGCGTCGCCCTCGTCTGGATGATCACCGTCTTTTTTATCCACACCCCGTTGCAGTTGATCTATGGCTTAGCCTGCGCCTTTATGATCGTACGAATCAGCCACATCCCACCGCATAAAGTGATGCAGTCAATCAAACCGCTCGTGGTGATCCTGTGCGCCCTCTCTATCTTCAACCTTTTCTTTGTGCAGGGTGGCACCCCGCTCATCCAGTGGGGCATCCTGCGCATCACGAACCTCGGGGTCTGGGACGCCATCTGCTACCCGCTGCGCTTCTCGATCGCAATCCTGATGGGGGCCCTGCTGCTTCTCACTACCACTCCAACCCAGCTCACCGATGCCTTCGACGCACTGCTCTCCCCACTTTCCTCTATCGGGCTTCCGGGGCATGAGTTGGCGATGGTGTTCTCACTGATGCTGCGGTTTATCCCGACAATCGCCGACGAAGCCTCCGCAATCGTCGACGCGCAGACCGCACGTGGCGGTGGTTGGGACTCCAACTCCCCCACCAAACGCCTTCAGGCGATCGGCCCGGTCACGATCGCGCTGCTCGCAAGCTGTGTGCGTCACGCCCACAACGTGGGGCGCGCCCTCGACGCCCGCTCCTATGAGGGAGGAGCTGGGCGCAGCCACTGGCACCCCCTTAAGATGCATGCAGGCGATTGGGGCGCTCTCGCTGCCAGCACTGCCTACGTCGCAGTCCTCTTACTGCTCGGTTTCTAG
- the fetB gene encoding iron export ABC transporter permease subunit FetB, which yields MQQAGVIDIGYLELILAAGFMLVAAYVSWRMKLGQEKSIAIATVRVFLQLLAMGFILIYIFQYQSWWLVLLVMFCMSLFAARIACDRIKLHLDGLWIDVYASITLSSVVIALIVVEGIIHATPWYSARQLIPITGMAMGNTLSAVALATSRLFADLDSRSDEIFALVALGATPQEAAMPSIRSAVGAGIMPTIAGMSAAGIVQIPGMMSGQILAGADPVTAAKYQIVVLLMMSAATTLAIVMACFLTYRKRFSESGYYLDPGMRAKQS from the coding sequence ATGCAGCAAGCAGGCGTGATCGATATTGGATATTTGGAGCTTATTTTGGCGGCGGGTTTCATGCTCGTGGCCGCCTATGTCTCCTGGCGGATGAAGCTAGGTCAGGAAAAGAGCATTGCGATCGCGACAGTGCGGGTCTTTTTGCAGCTGCTCGCGATGGGCTTCATCCTCATCTACATCTTCCAGTACCAGAGTTGGTGGCTCGTTCTATTGGTGATGTTCTGCATGAGCCTCTTTGCCGCGCGCATCGCCTGTGACCGTATCAAGCTGCACCTCGATGGGTTGTGGATCGACGTGTATGCCTCCATCACCCTCTCCTCAGTCGTTATCGCTTTGATCGTTGTCGAAGGCATCATCCACGCGACACCCTGGTACAGCGCCCGGCAGCTGATCCCGATTACGGGGATGGCAATGGGGAACACGCTCTCCGCAGTCGCCCTTGCGACCAGCAGATTGTTCGCGGACCTGGACTCACGCTCCGACGAGATTTTTGCGCTTGTGGCGTTGGGGGCGACTCCGCAGGAGGCCGCGATGCCCTCTATTCGCTCCGCTGTGGGCGCAGGTATTATGCCGACGATCGCGGGGATGTCCGCGGCGGGTATCGTACAGATCCCGGGCATGATGAGCGGGCAGATCCTGGCTGGCGCCGATCCGGTGACTGCGGCTAAGTACCAGATCGTGGTGCTGCTCATGATGTCAGCGGCGACAACGCTGGCGATTGTGATGGCATGCTTCTTGACCTACCGCAAGCGCTTCTCTGAGTCAGGCTACTACCTGGATCCTGGCATGCGGGCAAAACAGAGCTGA
- a CDS encoding ABC transporter ATP-binding protein has translation MTEHALAAKLDHVTLTFDKIRALDDLSLEIPEGQRLCILGANGSGKSTLASVLCGLLAPDEGTVELIGYKVLDDRGVDFEAYRKARRDLGLVFQNPGDQIVTTVVADEVAFGPENLGLPSEEIEKRVREELHRVAMEPYAQADPTRLSGGQQQRVAIASALAMHPKLLVFDEPGALLDVRGRRSIMKVMDQLHDEGITLVHITHFMEEALAADRVIVLSHGSIILDGTPEEVFSHTDQIRSVGLTEPFAARLSAQLTDSGIAWTASESELIHALTQRIQPASPEAFYFEAPMTPTKVKTSDAPQITVDDVSYRYFDTSSRRHPALQDLNLTFDKGSTTAIIGQTGSGKSTLARLLCALEVPDSGTITVEGIRTDEKGQRRELHGHIGYVMQHPERQLFAQTVAEDVAYGPHNMGLSEEEVNKRVSQALETVGMQDKAQYSPFELSGGQKRLCALAGVLAMNPPILVLDEPTAGLDPAGRAELTLALKRACEEGVTLIEITHSMEDAARFEQVVVLNESRVIAQGSPREIFTPKHQALLHNCGLGLPHALRFALALGETLKKQDILPVDTSLDTFLGAPLTLEALVTALH, from the coding sequence ATGACAGAGCATGCACTGGCAGCGAAACTTGACCATGTGACGCTGACCTTCGATAAGATACGGGCCTTAGATGACTTGTCGCTCGAAATCCCCGAGGGCCAGCGCCTCTGCATTCTCGGGGCTAACGGCTCCGGCAAGTCAACCTTAGCCTCAGTCCTCTGTGGGCTGTTAGCTCCCGACGAGGGAACCGTTGAGCTCATCGGCTACAAGGTACTCGACGATCGAGGTGTTGACTTCGAGGCCTACCGCAAGGCGCGCCGTGACCTCGGGCTTGTCTTTCAGAACCCGGGCGATCAGATCGTCACGACCGTCGTCGCCGACGAAGTCGCCTTCGGACCGGAGAACTTAGGGCTCCCCTCTGAGGAGATCGAAAAACGGGTTAGAGAAGAGCTGCATCGTGTCGCAATGGAACCCTATGCCCAGGCTGACCCGACGAGGCTCTCCGGTGGCCAGCAGCAGCGTGTGGCAATCGCCTCGGCGCTGGCGATGCATCCCAAGCTGCTGGTATTCGACGAGCCGGGAGCCTTGTTGGACGTCCGTGGTCGCCGCTCCATCATGAAAGTGATGGATCAGTTGCACGATGAGGGCATCACCTTAGTCCACATCACCCACTTTATGGAGGAAGCCCTCGCAGCAGACCGTGTGATCGTCCTCTCCCACGGCTCCATCATCCTCGATGGGACACCGGAAGAGGTCTTCTCCCACACCGACCAGATCCGCTCCGTAGGGCTTACAGAGCCCTTTGCCGCACGCTTGTCGGCCCAGCTCACTGACTCCGGTATCGCCTGGACCGCCTCTGAATCTGAACTGATCCACGCACTGACGCAGCGAATACAACCGGCTTCTCCGGAGGCCTTCTACTTCGAAGCGCCTATGACTCCTACGAAAGTCAAAACCTCCGATGCGCCACAGATTACGGTGGATGACGTCTCCTACCGCTACTTCGATACCTCCTCGCGCAGACACCCAGCCCTTCAGGATCTCAACCTCACCTTTGACAAAGGATCGACGACCGCCATCATCGGGCAGACCGGCTCGGGCAAGTCAACGCTGGCACGTCTGTTATGTGCACTCGAGGTCCCCGATAGCGGGACCATCACTGTCGAAGGCATCCGCACCGATGAAAAGGGACAGCGTCGGGAACTGCATGGCCACATCGGGTATGTGATGCAGCACCCCGAGCGGCAGCTCTTCGCCCAGACGGTTGCCGAAGACGTCGCTTACGGTCCGCACAACATGGGCCTTTCCGAAGAGGAAGTCAACAAGAGGGTCTCTCAGGCTCTTGAGACCGTCGGAATGCAGGATAAGGCTCAATACTCACCCTTTGAATTATCCGGGGGTCAGAAGCGCTTGTGTGCCCTTGCAGGAGTACTTGCGATGAATCCACCTATCCTCGTACTCGATGAGCCGACGGCAGGGCTCGACCCTGCAGGCAGAGCGGAGCTTACCTTAGCGCTCAAGCGGGCCTGCGAGGAAGGCGTGACCCTGATTGAGATCACCCACTCGATGGAAGACGCAGCCCGCTTCGAACAGGTCGTCGTACTCAACGAGTCACGCGTGATCGCCCAGGGAAGCCCACGGGAGATCTTCACTCCCAAGCATCAGGCGCTGCTGCACAACTGCGGCCTGGGATTGCCCCATGCCTTGCGCTTTGCGCTTGCCTTAGGCGAAACTCTGAAAAAGCAGGATATCCTCCCGGTGGATACTTCCCTCGATACGTTTCTCGGCGCCCCACTCACGCTCGAGGCGCTTGTGACAGCTTTGCACTAG
- a CDS encoding ATP-binding cassette domain-containing protein: protein MPPVNDVSLALDAGCIYDLTGPSGSGKTTLLRACARLLPLQGGTMLLDGQDFRTFEPTEWRQRVALVPQKATLIPGTVRDNLLLPWTLTVRESAPRPKDDYLEQCLEDAKLEVGLSRNAAQLSGGQAARVALLRVLVTKPQVLLLDEVDASLDDESARAVGNMIVRFVGNKACALRIRHRPNDGLAKGTHHLEAGKLTYSENA from the coding sequence GTGCCGCCCGTGAATGATGTCTCACTGGCGCTCGACGCAGGGTGCATCTATGACTTGACGGGGCCCTCAGGCTCCGGTAAGACCACGCTTTTGCGCGCCTGTGCCCGCCTGCTGCCCCTGCAGGGCGGCACGATGCTCCTGGACGGTCAGGACTTTCGTACCTTTGAGCCGACGGAGTGGCGGCAAAGAGTCGCTCTGGTGCCGCAGAAGGCGACGCTCATACCCGGAACCGTACGAGACAATCTGCTGCTACCTTGGACGCTTACAGTGCGTGAGAGCGCCCCACGTCCGAAGGATGATTACTTAGAGCAGTGCCTCGAGGATGCAAAACTTGAGGTGGGACTTTCGCGCAATGCCGCGCAGCTCTCCGGCGGGCAGGCTGCCCGTGTGGCACTTTTGAGGGTCCTTGTAACGAAGCCGCAAGTACTGCTGCTCGACGAGGTGGATGCATCGCTCGACGATGAGTCCGCACGCGCAGTAGGGAACATGATCGTGCGCTTTGTAGGAAACAAGGCCTGTGCGCTGCGTATCCGCCATCGCCCCAATGATGGGCTGGCCAAAGGCACCCATCACTTAGAAGCGGGAAAGTTGACCTATTCGGAGAATGCATAA
- a CDS encoding peptide chain release factor 3 encodes MSYLSDQISRRRTFAIISHPDAGKTTLTEKLLLYTGSIQTAGSVKGKSSAKHAVSDWMDIEKERGISVTSSVLQFTYQGKCINILDTPGHQDFSEDTYRTLMAADSAVMVIDGARGVEAQTIKLFKVCTLRHIPIFTFVNKLDHDIRDPFELMEEIENVLGIATYPVTWPIGSGKGFKGVYDRNSHHVLLFERTETANATKKVREVEVELGDPKLGEIIGHEEHEKLQEDIELLDGAGNDFDFESFRTGEVTPVFFGSALTNFGVEPFLQDFLRLAPEPLFYTDTLTKKPVNPVRNPFSGFVFKIQANMDPHHRDRIAFLRVCSGKFERGMSAYHVQGDKYMKLATGTSMMADDRAIVDEAYAGDIVGLFDPGIFSIGDTICAGKTPVKYPPIPTFAPEHFARITQVDTLKRKQFVKGMSELSQEGAIQIFHEEGCGLESVIVGAVGVLQFDVLEHRLQSEYHVEVRRSPLPYTLIRWIQNSPEKLDTKTLNLTRDTARVLDMQGKHLLLFTSEWNLNWAVENNPKLKLSEFGNITS; translated from the coding sequence ATGTCATATCTGTCGGATCAGATTTCCCGGCGTCGTACTTTCGCAATCATCTCGCATCCGGATGCCGGAAAGACGACCCTGACCGAAAAACTCTTGCTCTATACCGGCTCAATTCAAACTGCGGGCTCCGTTAAAGGGAAGAGCTCTGCCAAGCATGCCGTGTCAGACTGGATGGATATCGAGAAGGAGCGCGGCATCTCCGTCACCTCCTCGGTCCTGCAGTTCACCTACCAGGGCAAGTGCATCAATATTCTGGACACCCCGGGCCACCAGGACTTCTCCGAGGACACATACAGAACGCTTATGGCGGCGGACTCGGCAGTCATGGTGATCGACGGCGCCCGCGGCGTTGAGGCACAGACCATCAAGCTCTTCAAGGTCTGCACGCTCAGGCACATCCCGATCTTCACCTTCGTCAACAAGCTCGACCACGATATCCGTGACCCCTTCGAGCTGATGGAGGAGATCGAGAACGTATTAGGGATCGCGACGTATCCGGTAACGTGGCCGATCGGGAGCGGCAAGGGCTTCAAGGGCGTCTACGACCGCAATTCCCACCACGTCCTGCTCTTTGAGAGGACTGAGACCGCCAATGCCACCAAGAAGGTCAGAGAGGTAGAGGTTGAGCTCGGTGACCCCAAGCTCGGCGAGATTATCGGCCATGAGGAGCACGAGAAGCTGCAGGAGGATATCGAGCTTCTGGACGGCGCGGGCAACGACTTCGACTTCGAGTCCTTCCGTACCGGCGAGGTCACCCCGGTCTTCTTTGGCTCCGCCCTCACCAACTTCGGCGTCGAACCCTTCCTGCAGGATTTCCTGCGTCTGGCCCCGGAGCCCCTCTTCTACACCGACACCCTCACCAAAAAGCCGGTCAATCCGGTCAGGAACCCCTTCAGTGGCTTCGTCTTCAAGATCCAAGCCAATATGGACCCCCACCACCGGGACCGCATCGCGTTTCTGCGCGTATGCTCCGGTAAGTTTGAGCGCGGTATGAGCGCCTACCACGTGCAGGGCGACAAGTATATGAAGCTTGCCACCGGCACCTCGATGATGGCAGACGACCGCGCAATCGTAGATGAGGCGTATGCCGGGGATATCGTAGGGCTCTTTGACCCGGGCATCTTCTCGATCGGCGACACGATCTGCGCTGGCAAGACCCCGGTCAAATACCCACCGATTCCGACCTTTGCCCCCGAGCACTTTGCCCGCATCACGCAGGTGGATACCTTAAAGCGCAAGCAGTTCGTCAAGGGTATGTCCGAGCTCTCACAGGAAGGCGCTATCCAGATCTTTCACGAGGAGGGCTGCGGCTTGGAGTCCGTGATCGTCGGTGCTGTCGGCGTCCTGCAGTTCGACGTCCTCGAACACAGGTTACAGAGTGAGTACCATGTCGAAGTGCGCCGCTCACCCCTCCCCTACACCCTGATCCGCTGGATCCAGAACAGCCCCGAGAAGCTCGATACCAAGACCTTGAACCTCACCCGTGACACCGCCCGTGTCCTGGATATGCAGGGCAAGCATCTGCTGCTCTTCACGAGTGAGTGGAACCTCAACTGGGCGGTCGAGAACAACCCGAAGCTCAAGCTCTCCGAGTTCGGCAACATCACCTCCTGA
- a CDS encoding nitroreductase family protein, producing the protein MDFFDVVKQRGSYRDEFLPVEVPDEDLKAILDAGVRAPSGYNGQTVSFIAVRDAKLRQQIAELLPTPATKTAPVILVVASEPNDHGSMNFEMVDYGAATENLMLAITACGCAGVWMDGMVRSGDMSAKLAKLLHVSEGKTIRTIVPFGKPAKPVSQKEKKPLGERAKIL; encoded by the coding sequence ATGGATTTCTTTGATGTTGTAAAACAGCGTGGGAGTTACCGCGATGAATTTCTTCCTGTCGAGGTACCGGATGAGGATCTCAAGGCTATTCTTGATGCAGGTGTCAGGGCACCTTCCGGATATAACGGTCAAACCGTCTCGTTCATCGCCGTCCGGGATGCAAAGCTCAGGCAACAGATTGCTGAGCTTCTGCCGACTCCAGCCACCAAGACTGCGCCGGTTATCCTGGTCGTAGCCAGTGAGCCTAATGATCATGGCAGCATGAACTTTGAGATGGTGGACTACGGCGCTGCGACTGAGAACCTCATGCTCGCGATCACCGCCTGTGGCTGCGCCGGGGTCTGGATGGACGGCATGGTTCGCTCAGGTGATATGAGCGCAAAGCTCGCGAAGTTGCTGCATGTTTCCGAAGGCAAGACGATCCGTACGATCGTCCCATTTGGGAAACCTGCCAAGCCGGTTTCCCAAAAGGAGAAGAAGCCTTTAGGCGAGCGGGCAAAGATCCTATAG
- a CDS encoding Cof-type HAD-IIB family hydrolase produces the protein MIKLIATDMDGTLLDEHSQVPPETYELVEALREKGIIFVASSGRRYDTLRWFFKPVADKMDFVASLGCQVYADGKLLDREDFSYLGIQKLYQTCEQFDCLHMVLYDDAHTYILDDLSHYVRELDKDLPNAQRVDDPPAPDVSIIKAAVCCDRPKDCMDMTYVLERELGDEFVFMPSGDTWIDTLPRGINKATGLAQLMQYYGIERDEVVAFGDSMNDYAMLRYVGHPLVMGNALYAVQQIAERVIGTNKEYAVQQEIRKILGSVK, from the coding sequence ATGATCAAACTTATCGCGACCGATATGGACGGTACGCTTCTCGATGAACACTCGCAGGTACCGCCTGAGACATATGAGCTAGTAGAAGCGCTTCGAGAGAAGGGCATCATATTTGTGGCAAGTAGTGGTCGCCGCTATGACACGCTGCGTTGGTTCTTCAAACCCGTAGCGGACAAGATGGATTTCGTAGCCTCGCTGGGCTGTCAAGTCTACGCAGATGGAAAGCTTTTGGATCGGGAAGATTTTTCGTACCTAGGTATTCAAAAACTCTACCAAACGTGTGAGCAATTTGATTGCCTGCATATGGTTTTATATGACGATGCGCATACCTATATCCTGGATGACCTGTCCCACTATGTGCGCGAACTTGATAAGGATTTGCCGAACGCCCAGCGAGTCGATGATCCACCTGCCCCGGATGTCAGCATCATCAAAGCCGCAGTGTGCTGTGACCGTCCCAAGGATTGCATGGATATGACCTACGTCCTCGAGCGGGAGCTCGGCGATGAGTTTGTCTTTATGCCTTCCGGCGATACCTGGATCGATACGTTGCCCCGCGGCATAAACAAGGCGACTGGGTTAGCTCAGCTGATGCAGTACTACGGCATCGAACGTGACGAAGTCGTAGCCTTCGGAGACTCTATGAACGATTACGCGATGCTTCGCTATGTTGGGCACCCACTGGTGATGGGCAACGCCCTCTATGCGGTGCAACAGATTGCTGAGCGCGTGATCGGAACCAATAAAGAGTACGCCGTGCAGCAGGAAATACGCAAGATTCTGGGGAGTGTGAAGTAA